The Natator depressus isolate rNatDep1 chromosome 21, rNatDep2.hap1, whole genome shotgun sequence genomic sequence ctgcctgtctacacctggtgcacctggcatggaggggcagggcactgcagtgtttctggggcaggccggGTCCTTGCACTGTCAGGGTTGGGTACAGCTTCACCGCTGAGTCCATgtcttggtgggagggggagctgcacagtgatctcccacctctgtgcagccagtggtctgtgctccccagtgccatgctggaaactccacatttatttgacaaaatctgcagaattttaaaatagtgtgtgcagaatttttattgttttaacacAGAACTTAATTTTTTTGGGCACAGAATGCCCTAAGGAGTAGCCCATGGACACCCAGCCTGATGTAGAGGACCCCACCCTCTTTGGCGTGTAGAGGAGAATTCAGTTTCCATGTTCAGTTCCCAGTTCCAGGGGTTCTTTgttgctgccaccctgccattgCTCCAAGAGTGAAGTTGGACTTGGAGCACAGACAAATGTTCAGTCTGTTTGTAAGAGAGGAAATAGACTCTTGTCAACGGGCTTTAAGGCTAAATCCCTCACGTGGAATCCTAGTGTCATTGACCCGTGACTCTTGAGTTGCAAGCTGTTACAGAGAATACCGCTCTTCCAGGGTGTGTACTTTCCAGTCTTACATTTACCCACTTATCCTGTAGGTCATTGGGTTGCTTGATGTCTTCACCTCAGCCACCTCCTTCAATGGATTCCAGGACTTGTAAGTTTTTTGTGGGGCTTTTTACCAAGTGTTTTGCTTTTGCTATAGGTTCAGTCGTTGCCCAGGACAGTTGCAGATTTAGCACTTGAAGAAGGAAGTCTGTCATGCTGAGAAGCAATCCCATGAGTTGATTTGAAAAGGGGCCAATCTAAAGTCAGAGATCCCTAAATAAAATTCTATTAGGAAGGTCAGAAGCACAGATCAGTTCCAGTTGCTAAAATCCCTGAGAAAAATATAAGCAAGCAGCTCATACACCCCATATTCTGGGAGCATGGATCAGATGTATTGATTTATATAAGGTAAATATCAGAAACTGGTACCTAGATATAATGGTGATGGGCACATTAGACATTCCTAAGATCGAACGATACATATTAGCGTAGTGATTTATATGGCATGATGGTATagtgagggcacaggaacaataACAAATTATTTGTCAGATCCTAGACTGATAGAAttttaaatatctattttttttcaccttttatgttgatgtcttttttttctttttttgtcccGGGAGAGGCTGGGCATTGCCTTCAGCTTGGATGGTGAAGCTGGACCAGCCAGGGTTGAGGCACTGTGGGAATAAGTCTGGGACCTGAGACAGCAGTTTTGAAAAATCCCCTTTAAAACTCCATAAGATATTTCAGACACCTGATTTGCCCATCGCTGATGATCGAAGACTTTAAAGCAATGAACAgcgcgtgctctctctctctctctctctctctcatattcgGTATCTTGCAATGCGTACAATGCGGAGGACAGATTTTCCAAATTCAGGAGAGTAGAAATAACAATTTTCAGAGCAGGTAGCGACTTTAACTTCCTCACTGGTTGTCTTGGTAACCCAGAGACACATTAAGGCTTGCTGCAACTGATCTGATCTTCATAGTGAGAACAAGGCTAGCATGGCTCCCTGTGTTTTTCTCCTAGACTCAGGGACTTATCTTACTGCCTTTTAGCTACCTGGTGATGCCGTACATGCGGACAGATTTACAAAAGATCATGGGACATGAGTTCAGTGATGAAAAGATCCAGTACCTGGTCTACCAAATGCTGAAAGGTTTGAAGGTAGGTGGGTCTGGAATAGCCAAAAGCAAGAACTGGTTTCTGATTGAATCACCAAGTCTGCCTTAGGAGTAGTCTTCGCTCTGTATTATCCCTGAGTGGACCCTTAAATCATGGACAGACTAACCTGTAGGATCATCATCCTTATAATACAATTCATGTCTCCACACTTATCCATTGAAAAGTCATTTTTCCTTGTGAACTAATCTGGATCTACCACACGTCAATCGGAAGTACAGTTGGGCAGGAAACGGTTATCCCGTCCCATGAAACTTTGAGATTTCAAGTGTTTTCCTGGTCTGCAATGGGATGAAACTGAGATGTTTcaaaatttttgatggaaaaaccagagagagagctCCCCACCCAGactagccaatagcccagtgttAGGGCAgctgtaaccactgggctgttGGCTCTTCTGGGGTAggtgtctctctctggtttcccATCCTGAGAAACTTTTGCTGACAGAAGTTTCATTGCAACTGATATGCTCCCGCAGAAagattttgttttgacaaattaTTATTTGCTGACTCCAAAAAAGGGCTAATAGAAAAATTCCTGACCCACTTTCACTGAAAGCTTATACTTTTGAGGTATCAGAGGTGGCTTTGGTTTTTCATATTGGTCAGCAGGTGACTTAACCAATTCAATCCATCATAGGTCATGCAATTTCTTGCTAGGGAGGCAGTTGGCTTGCTCTATTCAACTCACCACAGCCCAAGATTCGTTAGCAAAACTATCGATGGTGGCAAGAGGCTTTTAGCAAGTGGAGCATCTGTTGGTTCCCTCATTCCATCTGCTTTTAGAGAAAACACATGGAACACAATTTCCTCAGTTATTATGAGCCAAGAATGTCCATTTTTAAACTGACTATGACAAAGTGGAAAGGTAAAAGACAACCCCTTATAACAATCTGAACTCTGAACTGTAGAACTAATGATTGACAATACTTCACACTAGACTGCCCTCCAGCTACAATTCTCACAGTGCTTTACGAGCATTAGGGACTTAAACTCCACAATGCCTCTTTCCCCAGATCACTGTGAAACCCAGATGGGGGAAACCAATGCAcaaagaggttaaatgacttgcccaaaatcgCGTCGTGAGCCTGTGGAGAGGTTAGACTAGAACCAATAGACTCTGTTTCCTTCCTATATGATTTGACAGGCAAAATAACCACAAATCATGCAATTTAGTGATTGCATTCCTTCTTACAATGAGCCCATACCTGCTCACTAGATAAGTTTGAGGCTTCTTGGGTTTCTTGCAGCAATTTTGTCTTCCTATTTGTGACCTGGGCTGTAGAGTCACAGAGTTGGGAGCGAGGATTTTGCAGAAGAAGAATGCGGGTTGCTTTGGTCTCAGTAGACAGGATCTGTTGCTAACATGTGTTTCTCCTATGGGGAAGTGAAAGATCTGCTTGCTGGTGATCACACTGTGGCTTCCCTTTTCATTGCAGTACATTCATTCTGCTGGAATCATTCACCGGGTAAGTTCATGTGCACTATTACTCTGCTTTTATTTCTGTTCTCTGAGAGAAGCATGACTCAGTCAGAAAGTTAACAGCTTCTCCCATAGCCTTGAACGTCATCTCACTAAGAGCCTTGGCCTTAAGTTCTCCCTAAACTAAGCCCCTCTTCCCTTTTGCTGCCTCATTCCCTTCCTACCTCTGTTGGCCTGGATTTGCTCTGCGGGCAATGCAGTATTTTGCAACAGGCCATGGAGCATTTTGTGATGCTTCCCGATTAATGAAAGATGcttcagaaaagaaaatagtCCTTGTAATACTCTGGGATGCTGAACTGTGTAGCAGGCATGTTGTCTCCACTGCTGTGGCAAGAGTGGATTTGGGATGCGATGATACAACCCACCAAAGGCCAAGCTGAGACTCGGCTGAGATTTACATTGTTGAATTGCAGTTCGCTTTGTGTACTGATTGCTCTGCTCTCGTTTGCTGCAGGACCTGAAGCCAGGCAATCTGGCTGTCAACGAAGACTGTGAACTAAAGGTAGGAACGAAGGTGCCACTTCACGGCTTGCGAAACATGCAGCGTGTTAGGTGGCTGGTGAACCACTCTGAGTCCGTGACTCCTGATGTTAACGCACCAGTGTGGTTCCCATTGCAGCCTGAGGCCCCtgttcagcaaggtatttaagacCGTGTCTGTtgaatcaatgggactattcatgtgcttgaagttaggACATGCtccagtaccttgctgaatcggCCTGCGGCTGGAGCGAACATCCTGGCACTGGGTGCAGTTCCTACTGCACTCGGAAGTCCACAGCGATACCTTACAGAGACTCAACACGCTAGGGCCACATCTCTATTTGAAAAATAACCCAAGGATGATAACTGAGGGCAGCCACGGTTCCCCTGCGCTCCCATCGGCTAGAGCTGAGGACCTATTGTAGACACAGCCATTTTCAACTCCTGGTAGAAAAGGCTTGTTAGAGCCCCGGTGGAAGGAAGGGCCTGCTTTGCCGGGGATTGTTAAAAATGATTTGGCCCTGTCTATGCTAAAGGTCAGGCCAAAGCATTTCCAGCTCCTGCTGGAGGAATACTGGTAGCCACAGGACGTTTTCGGAGGAGAGGTGGGGTTGGAGAATGGCTTGGCTTAAAGGACGCAGAACAGTCCTGTGAAAAATAAGAACATATGTTTCAGGAAGGTGGTGATCCTATCAGTCACACACTACAGATTCCGTCTGTGGGGCTGCAGGCTACAACTGGTTTTGCAGCCTGGCTGTAATTTACAGTGCAATTAAGACAAACCCATTCGAACCATTGGCTGGGGTGGCTCTGGTGTAGCGGTGAGCCTATAGCTCTCTGATGGGATCCACTTCTTCATTTCCTCATGGAAACAGGTTTTCTTTTGCTTGCAGgatctctcttttccttccctcacCATCTCCCTCCTCCGTTGATCTGTAGATCTTGGACTTTGGCTTGGCGAGACACGCAGATGCTGAGATGACTGGCTATGTTGTGACGCGTTGGTACAGAGCACCAGAAGTCATTCTGAACTGGATGCATTACAACCAGACCGGTGAGTTAAATCCCTTCAGCTGTGGCTCTCTGGAGATCACCACTGCGATCCCCTCAGGAGGGTTAGTGTGGATCACACACAATCCTCCTCTTTTGGCAGTTAAGTAGAGGAGGAACAAAACGCACCTTATCTCCAGCAGCAGTTATGAGGCTCCTGGCTAATCAAACATCAGGAGACAGCTCCACCCAAAGCTGTCACCATTGGGAAAGCTGAAACCCAAGGTTGTAGTAACCCAGAAACTACAGCTGGTGGGAGAAGGGGATTGAAGGTGGGAGCAAAACCACGCCAATGACTAAATAACTCCGCAGACATTACTGTAGGTCCCCAAAGCAGGACAAGACCCCTGAACTGTTTCTCCTCCCTCTGCCGGCCTTGTTCTTTTCTCACGCTCCTCTCGGTTTCTTCCCGCGCAGTGGACATCTGGTCTGTTGGTTGTATCATGGCAGAAATGCTGACTGGGAAAACCCTGTTTAAAGGAAAAGATTGTATCCTTTCAAATTGGGGCAAACTCCTCTGGGATGGCCCAGAAGCCCTCTAGCTGTGCCTGAAAGGAGCGTTTACACAGGCATGAGAGGGTGGGGatactgggggaggagggtgtcaaCTTGGTACACTGAGGTAAATTCTACCCCGTGTCCTCTTGCATGCATGCTGCCCTGACCAGTCAGTGGTGTTctgtgctgtggggaggagcagaggtTACCTGTGCAGGACCCCAAGCCCATTGCAGAACACAGCTCTGTGAGGGCTGCTTGCACGCCATGGCAGAAGGGGGCTGGAGCAGGCCCTGCGGATGCACACATCCAGCCACCAAAGCCTGCATAGGGAggtcacagcagctgggagctatTGCAGCTCTGACTCTGCATTAGGAGTCCCGGAGCCATTTGGAGTAAAGATTCATTCTCCTCAATCCTCACAGACCTTCCTAGCCACACAGCCAGCCTACTTGGGCTGTTGGCTAGGTCcaagatttggccctaaataACCTTTAACTCAGCCTGCCAGATCTAGATCAGCTGACCCAGATCTTGAAAGTAACTGGACTCCCAGGAGAGGAGTTTGTGCAGAAACTGGAGGACAAAGCGGTAAGGAAAACACTGTGCCTAGGGCTGTACTTCTGAATGCATTGCTGTGGAAACCCCAtgaaaataagttatttttaCATTGTCTTTGACATGTGCATGCGTGTGGTTTTTAGTAACATAAATCATCCTGCCAAGGCATTGGCCTTGGCATCTATCCCTGCCAGTGGCACCTCCAAAGCATTTGACTTTAAAAGAAAGTCCTATTTACCAGTGAGGCAAAGTATTCCTTTCAAGGGGGTGGATGGAGAACGTAGGAGTTGAGTCAGGACTCCTTGGTTCTGGGCCAGAGGCAGCTGGCGACTCATTGTGTGACCTCGGGCAGATCATTCCACCTCTCTGTAACCCAGTTGAGCCCTCTGTAAGATTGGGATATTTTtgtacctcacaggggtgttgtaggGCTCTCTTatttgtaaaaaaaccaaaacagttccTCACATGAAAGAGGCGCATAGAAATGTGGAGTCTTGGATATTTTACTACTATCCTGCTCATCTAGGCATGGACCTGATGGACTTTTCTACAGTCCCCTTTGTCTGACTGCAGCAAGTTTGTATTCTGtgcattcctctctctctttcaggctAAGAAGTATATCCAGTCCCTTCCCAAGATTCCCAAAATGGATTTATCCCGGCTTTTCTCCAAAGCCAATCCTCTGGGTAAGTCCTCTTCAGTATTTCTCCCACGCCACTTCCAGTCCATTATAAGGCAGATGGTCACACTGTTCATGGACTCCAGGACTTTTCCTCCCTGACTTCTTGCTACCTCCCCTTCAGGGGCTAATGATGTTTCTCTTGCTGGCCAGCCCTTTCCACAGGGGCTGAAGATACTTACAATTACATGGAAAAACAATTATTATTGACATTAAAATAGCAATTACTTGCTCTTCTttgctctctcccttcccctgcccttaaAATAAGATCCAGGACTTTTGGCACTTTTTCCCAAACTTGTGAATTTTTTGCCATGACTGCGAACCCAGCCTTAGTCATAAATATCTCTCAGCCCCATAGTGCTGTGGtggtgaggagaatgggactgacCTAAGTGCAGAATGTTAGTCCATCTGGAGACTTCTGTGGCACCTCTTCCAAGCTCACTTTTTCCTGCAGTCAAAGGAACCTAGTTCTATGAGCAAATTGAGATGGAAACTTCTGGTCTTACACACACTTATGAGGACAGGATGGAGACACACCAGCGAAAGGAAGACAATCCTATACAAACCCAGTTCACTTTGGTTTCCCAGAATCCAGAGGTCATTAGATCATGGCTGGCGTCATTAGATTTACTGAACTGAAGGCCACATTTGCCTTAAGTCAGGAGCTTGAGGGTCACACCTAATTTGCTTAAAATGGAGCAGATGGCACCTGCACTCATCATTCATGTACAGCTCACAGCATGTGATGCTCCCTCGTAAGCCAAGCGGCATGGCTTCTTGTCCGAAGAGAGACATTATGTAATGGAGCCTGGAGAATGCAGTTTCCCACACCTTCCTATGGAACAAGGCCAGGAACTGATCACAGTGTAGAACTCTCTGGGCCCCAGTTGGCCAGTGGAATGTACCTTGGCCACAACTGAGCTCCAGGATCAAGTTGCCTAGAGCAAACCGGGCGGTATCCATGTTATGCCtctttcctttgttcttttcCCAGACCCAAGGCAGCGTGATCTCTGGCAAGGGGCACAGAGAGTTGCATACACTGCTTCAGCCACCTTTTACCAGGGAAAGTATATGAATCACTTCCCAACTGCGTATCAGATATCTGGACATTTTGATACAAAGTTGGTAACTGAAATTTGTTTACGCATTCATGGTAAAAAGTAAGCCTCCTACAACGAACTGTTTCCCCTCATAGGTCATAGGTGTGGGTAAGCAGAATTCTACCAAACTCTGAAACATTAAAGCAGTAAAACCAAGAAGGAAATCAGCCTGCCTTTGGCGTTTCCTGCTTTCCTGTTTACCAAGCCTAGTATAGATTACTTTATAGATTATTTGGGTGGCTTATATTCGCTTTGTAAAATACTTTTGACCCCCCTGCACAACTCAGATTGgaactgaaagaattttaaactTAAAGTCACTTCTCACTATTGATGTCCTTGAAGCACACTTGGTTTCAACAATGAAGCTAGATAGCTCTGTTTTACTCTTCCCTCCCTAATTTTCAATAACTTGCATGAGGTTATGTTTGGGTTCGCAACACTGCAGGGGAAAGCTTAAATGACAGAAAAAACCCTTGAAACTGTgaaacatttcttctttttgtgttttgtatCCCTTCCCCTTTCAATTCTTTCAAACAAAATTTAAGTTTGGGGTATAAACTAGCTGATATTTGGCCTGTTTATTTTACTGCCTCTGTACTGATGGGGACTTCTGCCCACTAGAAACCCATTATATTCTTGGATGCTAGGAGGATGAGCCCCAAGGTCCTCACAGACTTTATGTGCAGGACATCCTAAATATCACTGCTTCACTCACCTAGCCAAGTATTCCCATCCTTCTGCAGCAGTGGACCTGCTCGACAAGATGCTGCAGCTGGATGTGGGAAAGCGTCTCACAGCCACAGAAGCTCTGGCCCATGCATATTTTGACCAATTCCGAGACGTTGAGGAGGAGACGGAGGCCCAGCAGTCCTACGACGATTCCTTGGAGCACGAGAAGCTTTCCATGGATGAGTGGAGAAGTAAGACGTTGAACTTCTATGGGTTGCCGTCAGTCTGTCAGTACCTTGTGTGGAACTTCCTAGCCCCTCCCACTGTCCTGTACGTACCTTCTGAGTATGCCTGATGTCACCCCCATGCCCATATGCTGCCCCCTACACACATGCTGCCGATGTAGAGTAATGCCCATCCTCTTCCCCTAGCCTCTAAGCACACGTTGAAGATACCTTTTGCCTACATCTTTCCAACACTGAGCTATATTTTATCCTTTCTCCTCCTTTCAGCCTCCACGTGATGTCCCCCTACATCTGAAATTTGCCCCCAGCTCTTATGTGCCTTTATGCTTACGCTCTCTTTAACACCCTCTAGAATCATGTGAcagtattattttaaatatgctATTGATATTCATTATCATGTTGTTCATTTTCCAGGGCATACTTACCATGAGATTCAGTCCTTCAGCCCGATTGCCCGGAAGGACTCCAAGAGGCGGAGTGGTATGTCACTGTAGTGGCTGAGCCGGCCAAGGTTGGGGCTCACTCCCTCTGCTGGGTCACCAAGGAGGATGCCTATCAGGATTTGAACCACCCCAGAGCCAGATATTTATCAGCATGGGGGTGTGGAACTTCTGTACATGTGTGGAACAGAAGGATGTTGAATACCCAAGAGCGTTGGGCTTTGTCCTGTGGGAGGAAACTGCACCAGATACATCTTTCAGTGCCAAAGATTAATGTATTTCTCATTAAAACCTCAAGTAGTAGAATTGTAcctggtgtttttgttttcttactCATTTGCACCAGTTTTTAATTGGCTCTCAGCTTGGTTTTCAAGAGTTTGGGTCATACACGCCAAGTTTCTAATCTGCTCtgcccaggctccacccccactccaccccttcctccaaggccccacccccactctgccctgccctgtccactcccctgagcatgctgtgccctcgctccttccgCTTCCCCTCTAGCACCTCCTGACGCtatgaaacagctgatctgcgGCAGCCatgaggcgctgggagggagggggagaaggtgctgatcggtggggcctgctgttgggcaggaggtgctggggggaggttcTGGTAAGGGAGCTGcttgggggtgctcagcacccaccatttttcccccgTGGGTGCTCGAGCCCTGGAGCGCCCACGGAGTAGGTGCCTATGGTTCGGGTGTTTCAGTGGGTCCTTCTCACTGTTCCTTCAGTGTCCTATTTGCTGCTTTTCCAGTTCTTCTAGAAAAGCAGTTAGGACTTTTGCAGGTGGCATCACAGTGAGTCAGGCAGGAAAACGGAGTTTATTTGAGAGGCCAGCCAGCAGGGTTACTCATTAGAGAGAGGGACAGGAAGTCAGAACCGATGGGTTCTACCACAAACTCCTTATGTGAATGTTGGCAAGATCCTTAATACTGAGTTTCCAGAaatggcctctaattttgggtcCCTCTATTCTTCGGTTTCCAACTGCAGACACCTTAACCAAATTGTTTGAACTTGGGTGTTTACGTTTAGGCACCAAAATCGAAGTGGCCTAATATTCAGAAGTGCTCTGAGATCAACCTCAAATGAAGAGTACTGCATAAGTACAAAGAACTGTTTTGTCTCCCATTAATGGTTCTGTAACAGATGTAAAAGTAGGTTTTGTTCTTTAAAGTGATGCAATATATAGGTATAGAGGAAAAAACTGacaaaatgcatttattgaattGTTATATATTTGAATCTTTTTACACAGAGTTAGAAAGAAATTCAAAacgttatttttttaattcatgcaGTTGGCAGCCTGGAGGGATCTTCGTAGCTAAGCCAGGTTTTTCAATGTAGCATCAAAAAGTGCAGGGATTAGTTCTTGGCTCTATGCTATTTAACGTTTTTTATCTATGACCTGGAAGATCACATAAAACCATAACTGatgaaatctgcagatgacacacaacttgagggagtggtaaataatgaagaggacaggtcactgattcagagtgatctgggttGCTTTgtaaactggatgcaagcaaacaatgtgcattttaataaggctaaatgtaaatgtatacgtCTAAAaccaaagaatataggccatacttacggGATGGGGAGCTCTctcctgggaagcggtgactctgaaaaagatttggggtcatggtggacaaCAGGTTGAACATGAGGTCATCGTGTGATGCTGCAGCCTAAAGAGCTAACGCAATCCTGAGGTACATAAACAGAGGACTCTCCAGTAGGAGTAgagagttttttttccctcagtatttgacactggtgttgGGATACTATGTCCACCTCCGGTGCCCACAgtttaagaaggatgtggataaactgaagagggttcagagagaaccacaagaatggttaaaggattagaaaacatgccttgtagtgtgagattcaaagagctcaatctgtttattttaacaaagagaaggttaaggggtgacttgatcgtAGTCGGTAAGTACTTACACGGggaacaatatttaataatgggcagCATAGGAGAAACCCACGTTCACCCAATACTGTGAGATCCCAGCCCTGGAATCCTAAACAACAGAGTTGTCTAGCTCCAGTCACTCCATCCCTGGAATCTCTCCCCTCTCTGACTACAGGCTGCCCTTCTGTCCCAGCAGGACTGGCTCAGAGGCACATGTTCCTGTCACATGACCCTTGTATTCTCATTCTGTCCACCTGGCACAGGTGAGGCTGAGCCTTTATCCTCTTAAGGGGCCAGCTCATCCTGTGATGCTAAGGAAAATTTAAGCCAAATATCAGGAAACACTTCCTGACAGCCAGATGTGTTCAGCTATGGAATTGgctccaagggaagcagtggaaacTGCACCATTTGGGGATAAAGTTCTAGAAATTATATTGCACGAATAATCCAGTCTAAGCAGGGGAATGAAGAAAATGATCCTTGACCATCTTGTTTAAAGATTTTAGCTTCTTGGTATTAAATTAACTCTCTATTTcagaatcatttttaaaaacagcattaaAAATATTCCACATAAAAATAGTACTGtccaagtttttttttctcccttgaaTGGATTAAAACTTTTTAGACTCCCTTTCCCGCACTTTCCTGTAGGGTTTTGTATTTCTCATTCGTATAAATAAATTCAAATACATTCCGTTTGCCAAATAACTCTTGGCAGCCACAATAAATTGCCTCTTTATGAGTTACAAGGCTTGAATGGGATGAGAACAGAGTTCTCTTCGGAGCTCAGGTGGGGAAAGTGTGTTGGCATACTGGATTTTATGTGCTGTTACAAAACAAACTCTGGGGTCTCTTGTTTGCAATTTTCAGTTCCCAATACTCAGCCAGGGCTGCACAGGGCACGctggcagggcaaggggtggaggtGGTTACACACAATAGGACATGTCCGCACGGTCTGGAGGTTTCTGCTATTCTCTGGCCCACGATCGTTCTCTGCAGTGGACTTGGTTTTTTGTCTGGgaacaaacaaacattaaaatcTTTCTGTTGTTGGGTAGAGGAAGAAGACAAAATTCTAGGTACAAAACACCTGTCTGGATTTAGGTAATTTGTAAGAGGCTCAGAGATACGGTGATGAGAACAGTATAAATACCTAAACATACACACAGTGTTTTGTGAACAGCTAACTCTCCAACCATCCAAATTCACTTCCTGGAGGAAGCTTAGAATTCCCCACTTCAGACTTGCAGATACTTTCTGACTGGGCAGACGCATCATGGGCTGTGACGATGGGG encodes the following:
- the MAPK13 gene encoding mitogen-activated protein kinase 13; amino-acid sequence: MSLTRRKGFYRQEVNKTVWELPRRYTSLNPVGSGAYGSVCSAIDKKTGEKVAIKKLCRPFQSEIFAKRSYRELMLLKHMQHENVIGLLDVFTSATSFNGFQDFYLVMPYMRTDLQKIMGHEFSDEKIQYLVYQMLKGLKYIHSAGIIHRDLKPGNLAVNEDCELKILDFGLARHADAEMTGYVVTRWYRAPEVILNWMHYNQTVDIWSVGCIMAEMLTGKTLFKGKDYLDQLTQILKVTGLPGEEFVQKLEDKAAKKYIQSLPKIPKMDLSRLFSKANPLAVDLLDKMLQLDVGKRLTATEALAHAYFDQFRDVEEETEAQQSYDDSLEHEKLSMDEWRRHTYHEIQSFSPIARKDSKRRSGMSL